The following proteins are encoded in a genomic region of bacterium:
- the corA gene encoding magnesium/cobalt transporter CorA, producing the protein MINLFLLTREKKLITDFKEINLTEILKNNDHLLWIDLIDPTDEEIGILSEDFKFHELAIEDCLFPQSQPKVDDFGDYIFIVIQGVKKYRENGEEELKTEDLNIFFGKNFVVTVQEEPFKSIANLASRCKQNPMFLDKGSDFLLHAIIDGVIDSYLPFLEEIDDKIEQVEDEVLVKPGKQAIMNEIFSLKKQILAIRKIIGPQRAVIGLLSRRDIPFIKPNTLIYYRDIYDHLVRIGDTIDMYRDLTTNILEIYFSWTSSRLTEVMKVLTLIATIMMPLTLITSYYGMNIKLPEFTWGCIRSMPFVWALLIGTTLGLLMFFRHRKWI; encoded by the coding sequence ATGATTAATTTATTTTTGTTGACCCGGGAGAAAAAACTTATTACTGATTTTAAAGAAATCAATCTAACAGAGATTTTGAAGAATAATGACCATCTTTTATGGATTGATTTAATTGACCCGACAGATGAAGAAATTGGTATTTTGAGTGAAGATTTTAAATTTCATGAATTAGCCATTGAAGACTGTTTATTTCCACAAAGTCAACCTAAGGTAGATGATTTTGGGGATTACATCTTCATTGTTATTCAAGGGGTTAAAAAATATAGAGAGAATGGTGAGGAAGAATTAAAGACAGAAGACTTAAACATCTTTTTTGGTAAAAATTTTGTCGTAACCGTCCAGGAAGAACCATTTAAAAGTATTGCCAACCTCGCAAGTCGTTGTAAGCAAAATCCTATGTTTTTGGATAAAGGGTCTGATTTCCTGTTGCACGCGATTATTGATGGAGTAATTGATAGTTATCTGCCTTTTTTAGAAGAAATAGATGATAAAATTGAACAGGTAGAGGATGAAGTGCTGGTAAAACCAGGCAAGCAAGCGATAATGAATGAGATATTCTCGTTAAAAAAGCAAATTTTAGCCATTCGCAAGATAATTGGCCCACAACGGGCGGTGATAGGGTTGCTCTCAAGAAGGGATATACCGTTCATTAAACCTAATACACTTATTTATTATCGAGATATTTATGACCATTTAGTTCGCATCGGTGATACGATTGATATGTATCGAGACCTGACAACCAATATTTTAGAAATATATTTTTCCTGGACATCCAGTCGCTTAACCGAGGTAATGAAGGTATTGACATTAATTGCCACCATTATGATGCCACTGACCTTAATTACCAGTTATTACGGAATGAATATCAAACTACCAGAGTTTACCTGGGGATGTATTCGAAGTATGCCATTTGTCTGGGCATTACTAATTGGGACGACATTAGGATTATTAATGTTTTTTAGACATAGAAAATGGATATGA